The genomic interval CCACTCGCAGCGCGCTTGCCAAAGCTGCTGCATGATAACTTTGGCGGTGAATAACGACGGGGGCGAGCCATCCAAACGGATCATAGAGCTTCGCGATAGCCGACAGGATTGATCGTTTTGTTCGCGTAGGATCCGGGATCGTGACAGATTTTATTTGAAACCTGTCCTGGACCGGGTTCCACGCGATCCCAAGGACGGAGAGAGTATCGCCGTTAGCAAAATCCTTTCCGCCAGCCAAGCCATGATCGGACGGATCTATATCTGATAGGAGCGCGGGGGCGTTACTGGCCCATTTCCTCAAGCGGAATCCGCCTTTTTCGAGAAGTCGGATTAATTGGTCGCGATGCGAGCGTCATCAGCTCCGAAGAGACAATCGTCCACGTATGTCTGCTCGTGGATGATCGGTGTCGCTAGAGGAAAATTATGCCCTTCGTCGCGAGCGAGCTGTTGCAAAACCCGAATAGCTTGATACGGGGCGGACGTAGTACCGTATGTCACGGTGAGTAATTGATACTCGGAGATCGGTTCGTCCGGTTGTTTTCGCCATAGAATGCGTTGGAAATCAACGTCGGCATCATGCATCAGGATCTGGCGGTACATCTTAGCGACATCGGCGGTGTATACGAATTCGTATTGCCTCCATCGCATTAGAATAGCCGTCAGGTCCTGCTGCAGTTTCGGTCCGCTTAGCAGTAAGTCATTTAATGACTGACCGTTGGTGGTTTTCCGCGATGCGTTAAAAACAACTCGCGTGCGAGTGGTCTCGCTGTGGTCGCGACGTACCGCGTGGTGAGGAATGTAATATCCGGGAGCCGCGATGGCACTAGAGTCGACGCGCCTCATATGTCCGAGTGATTCGTACTCTTGCATGAACTCTCTGTACTCGTCAGCTAGGGGCTTATCGCGACGAAAACGATTTTCTAATTGGAGGAGATGCCTCGTCGCGGCGGAACGCGAGTCTCCTAACTCCGGTTGAGTCGTTTTGAATGGCAAGCGAACGATATACCGTCCGGTGGTTGACCGTGAGTGCGTCGTCTGGAAGTGGTGTTCGCATAACTCAGCGTCGGGGGACAGCGCGGGTTTATCGGTTATCGCTTCAACCTCCCAAAATTTCCGAATGCTGTTTTCCAGCCGCTCGAAAACCGCGCCGTGATGCACGTCGATTCGCGTTGGAATTGAGGAAGGGGTGATGGGACCGGACAGGATCCAACCCAATGTCGTCGACTGCGCAATGGGTTCGTCATCGCCACGTCTGCGTAACTCCCCGGTCAGCAGCTGGCCGTAGAGGTCAGCTCCGATAAGCAAGTCAATGGGGTCCGAACTCATGGGATCGTCGTCGGCGAATTTCAACCCTGCAAGGTAACCCAAATTAGTGATGCTTACGTTGGACTGCGGCGTGTACCCAGTTATATTTTGCAGTATAATTGCCGTAGTCGAATATGCAGGCTCAACTTGATCCGTGGACGAGAGACGCACGATTGCTGAGTGCATGGAAATCGACTCTGAAGATCCGATCCCGGTAACGCAGACGGACTGAAGATCGTGCTTCAGTCGAAGGCGGCGTGAGAGGTCAGCGGTGATCAGTGTCGCGACAGAGCCCTGATTCAGCAACGCACGCGCTTTTACGGGGTCACCGCTGGTCGAGTACACGTGTACTCGCGCTGTCGAAAGTAAAACAGCACGGTTAGTACATGTTTTCGTAACAATGTGAGAACTTAACTCGCTCGTGGTTTGGTTAGAGGTCGCCGAGTCATCCTGACCGCTTTTGTTTTGCTTCAGCGCTTTGGTTGGGAAGTGCAGGAGCGTGTGGTGGCGCTGATGACACTCCTTACATTGGTGGACGCTCCGGCACTGGGCGCCGTCGTGTTTCACGGAGAAGCAATTCAGGCATCGACGTTgcgattttatgaaattatatCTTTCGGCTGGCGTTTTCGCGAGGAATTGATCGCATTTGTAGATTAAATGCCCGCCCTTGCACACTGGACAAGTGATTGCAACAGCGGTGGCTGCGTGAGCGGAAAGGACTTTCGATTTGGTGGGTTTGGTGGTTAGATCGATCGGTCTTTCTGGTCGAAGTGGAATGATAAATTCAAGCGCACTAATTCGCGACTCGAGGAACCCGTCGAAAATTTTATACGCGGGAAAGTCTGTTGTGGTTCCCAAAGTTAATTCCCACGCTTTTCGAGATGATCGATCTAGGCACTGTACCCCGAGAAACACCAAAATGTCGCTCCAAGAATCAACCGGGCGATTTAAATTCTTGAGCGCTTGTATGGCTCCGTTCAAGCGATCGCGAAGGTTGCGTAATTCCTTCGGCGACTCGGTTGAAACGGTCGGCAAGGAAAACAGAGCGTGGAGGTGTGTGGTTATTAGTCGACGGTGGTTCGCGTATCGCGATATGATAATTTTCCACGCTATGTCGAAATTCGCGGCTGTGATGGGAAGATGCATTATCGCGGCTTTCGCTTCGCCTTTGAGCGCGGAACACAGATACTGCATCTTCTCGACACTAGATAGATTTGTATTTGTCATTACCATGGACGCGAATTGATCGTGGAAGCTCTCCCAGAGGTCGAGGGCGCCGTCGAACGTTGGCAACTGCAGGCTTGGAAGATGGCTGCCGGAACGAGATGTCGAAGCGGTCGTCTTTCCTTCGTCTGCAGGGTTTGGCCTCGGTGGGGCAAGACCAGTGAGCCACTCCGCCATGAAGTCCATGGTCTCGTTGTAGGTCGTCTCGCTGGCGGCGAACTGGTCGTCCGAAAAGTAAGGGATGGTCGCCTTCTCCTTGTCGCTCACGAGTTCGTGCAGCTGGGCGTCCAATCTCGTGCACTCGGCGAAGATTTCCTTCGCCGTTTGCATGCGGCTTTTCGTGACCGCGGCGGTCATCTTTTCTCTACccagttttttaaaattggGTAGAGCGCGCTCGATTGACCGCATTGCGCACGTCTGCTTCGTCAGCGTGGATGTTAACGCACTCATGTTCACTTGTGGCCTTTCGGTTCACTTCAACTGAACTTTCCGCGAcgaaatccggctcgaaggaccaaaaatgTTCGTGGCTGGATCTATCCCAGAATGGGGGATTTCTGCTCGCGGTTGGTCGAACCGAAAGAAAAACTAATCTTTTGATAAGTGAACACGTGGTGTGGTGTCTTTATTATAATTCACGCGGTCGCGCACTTCCTGTGAACGAATGTAACGCTACGGTTGACAATAAAGTCGGTTGAAATAGCTGGTGGGTTTAATGAAACCTTCGTAATACAAAAATCGGTCCGCGTGCGTGGCGCAAGGCAAAAACTAAGAAAACTCGGTCGCACGTGGCTTCTCTAtaacgacagagacggaaaagagagcgagacgAACGCGTAACGGGCCGACGTTCGTCTTGCCTGGTCTAGGGGGAGGGGGTCGCCGGCGTAATTAATTGGCACGCGTGTGTGCGCTCGCACGGGAGTCGCGAATTGCGAAGTCGCGGACTCGGCCGAGTCGACGAATCGCGTCATTACGTTCGTGACGGCTGATCCGCCAAACCGGCGCGATGTTCAAATCTGAACATAttcacatatttatatttacaaaaaacttacaactatttacagactatttacaaaatgacttacaactatttactaaaaacttacaactatttacagactatttacaactatttacaataaGCAGCTTATGTATGACTCACATCGATGTCCGAGGCATCAGACGAGTTCAACCACTCGGGGCTTCCCTCTAACACCGTATCTGTTAAATGGTCGAGCTCAGAGAGCCTCCTTTCCTCCTTCAGCGTATGCCGTatgaaatttttccaattttcgggAGACACATTTTCGACCGCTGCATCTACAAATTGGCGGACATCTGCCAATTTGTACGATATATTTCGCGCCcttataaattgttttatttgtgCCCATGCCAACTCGATAGGGTGTAACTCGCTGTGGTAAGGGGGAAGGCGTAGGACGGTACGTCCATTCTCTCTAGCGTATTCGTCAATGATGTAATTGTTCGCTGGTTGTTTGTATTTTTCAACCAACTCTATTAATCGAATCTTGACGTACCGTGGATTCACCGTTTCCCCCTTACCCTCCAGCCACGTGATGATATCGTCCCTTTTCCACCTCAATGAAGGATATTTTTCCTTCTTGACGCTGTTGTAAGGGGCGTAATCCATCACGATGACTGACCTATCTGGCAGCATGGGCAAAATTTTCTTGAACCATTCAAAAAATGTGTCTCCATTCATCTCCTCGTGATAATCggccgttctttttttttttgcctcgAAGCGAAGGAGGGCCCCTGACACAACCCCGTCTGCTGACCCGATGTGagtaataacactgtccaacaccaaaaaaattttgcaatacctgttgggtgattcgtATACACTTTGTCagtctaaaaccaaatccgcaAGTAGAATtactctatcacgcaacgttttcgaaaaattttgatttttgtaaaaatgcacgatttcgatcaaaaatgacgtgttacgcaaaaactaaacacgcgagaaagttcaaatttgattCAAAAGCTAgaagggactctcctctacacaTCCatgtagccaattatatttttatgtacaccctaatagttgtaaatggttgttaaagtttgaaaatgtgccgacgcgggtactttgtacgctctatttttgtatttatgtgaaaaatcctttatctagcaggaatttactatacaggaatgcattctacagacatttctggtaaagaaaccattcacgaaaagtatttggttccattAATATAccagaaggatcagaaaatattaattgacagcttgtgcgcgacgcgttcgcgccagacggccattgcagccttttctcgactcgccagggccgtcgctatgcgtaatcgacgttggtaccactcaagtatgtctttgcttactatgcttaattacatacattttttttttgtctttttgggtgccaatcattataaaaaattataaaaatacgaattatattcacatttcattgtggaaatgcataataaagaaaattgaccgcagcaatgcggtgactggaaaattttattttcagtaactgttgtcttatctttataattgtaataccaatggacattcaagattcttccgattaaaataagtccaaacactatgtaaatgggactatttttatcgattttattgatcgaagtacataattaagacatagatcgctctatattaaatcgataaaatctcgcggaagtgtacaaatcagccggactgtttttgttatattcatgacgaaattattttaaaatcaaaacaaggaatacaattccagcattaatctttcatcaagatatttcattGTATTCGGGTTTTCCGCTATCACGCTTTTGTACAGATTAATAATAATCTGTTTTTGTGCAGATCGGACAAACTAGAAACAGAGAAAAGTTTAGTAAAAAGGAAGTttagtaaaataaaaactatgattttcgaaaaaaagaaacaagcttatAGTAGCGAAATGCATGATAaataattatgtataatataagcTTATCTTTTCTCTCGGATTTTTCTTCACTGGAGATGTATGTGACGGCCCAGGAACTTCATCTTCCATTTCAAAAAAACACTGCTATTGAAAAATGGAAGAACACTGTACGAACCCTATGAACACTGTATGAATACCGTATGAACACTCGGTATGGCTACGAATGAGGCCAAGTGCAGCGCTGCAGCGCGTGGCGTCACTTCAGTGCCACTGCGCGCatgcgctgtgcattgggaagggactGCGGGtagggtctatttatcattAACTACACTTGGtggcgaactcaatttaatctctatatatacacgtattgttcgcgactgtacaatttaaCGCGAGGTGTCTTCGAACAACGCTCGACGACTGTCTACTAAtccgaagtgtatctcgcgacgacttctgactgactcctcgaaagtcctgtacaacttaattctaacgccttcgtttgccctggtaaaaatcctaaacaaccctgattggctaacccacgctttgggtccttccaatcagagctgttctttttctccgtctcacccccgttccttccgcccttggcgtgtttgttttcggaacggcgaggtgatcggagaagatgatgggactttcctccgggccacccatgcttgacccaagtgtcgatagaccgttgggtccgcttcaagtgcccttcagttcgtctcttaatttacgacgatctcagtttgctattgaggactttgggacaaaactctaataaacatacttcgactaggtctagaaaatgtccactcaaaaatagcttcgtcgaacgagagtcgtaaattgcgttggccgttttcacgaaagaaagactcttttgtgtgcgtgcgaccggacgctacaggACCAATCAGGGtgaagatgcgcagcgacgaacGAAAATCGGTTCTCTCGCGGAACTATTCTCTCGTGGGGCAGAGTGTACTTGAATAtcgcagaatacactaaaatacaccagaatatacttgaatatagtagaatatagcagaatacactagaacctaccagaatatacttgactatactagaatatagcagaatacactagaataaaccaaaatatacttgaatatacttgtatataccagaatatacttgaagatacttgtgagaaatgcacgtgcatttacAAGCGACACAGATGGCCCCTCGACTACCTAGCATATTTTTTCGAACAGGCtttcccttttttccgccgtttcctaaatgactacggaaaaggaggccataaaatggtaaacgaaggccccgaacggacagagtgggtcctagcacatgtgcaggccatccgtgcaattggcactaccattggcctgcgccagtcgagggggccataaattaagaggcccattttagggtaccgtaaacgcgctgctccgggagtcatactttttagaagtgcactaaaacgacttgagggagtgactttctcctccacggatcaagaagaccctcctcccccaagtcgtctaacgaatagggatgatttttcccccgttagcggatacctccgcccagtcaatttttgtataaatagaGCTGACCCCGCAGCAGAAAGTTAGGATTCAAGCATTCGGACTGTAGAAGTATTTTCGGTGTGTCGAGATTTTTAGTGTTCAAGTATACGCGACACGCTGACATTGACGGTTGTAACTTCGGTccggatataattaataaagtctTGTTTCTTGTCTATTCGGAATCCTCGACTGTTTTGTGAAGTGTCCTTTCTTTACTCTcaccgttcctttaataaaaacaacatcTGGCGACCGTGACAGGACTAGTGGTGGTAGAACAATCTCAAGAAAAAATGGACACCTCGAAGAAACAAAGGACGGTCCACCGCACGCTGTTTACGAAGAGCCTCAACAACTTTATTGCAAAATGCAACAACGCGACTGTTCCGTTCGAAGATCGACAAGTTGCGCTGCAGATGCTCGAGTCAAGGATGCAAGATCTGGAACTTGCTAACTCGAAGTATGTAGATTTTCTATCAGAGACAGCCACTGAAGAAGACATCGTAACGGACATGGAGGCTCAGGACAAATATAAAGAAAAGTTTCTGGAGGCCAAGTTGAGGTTTATAGGACAAATCACCACAAACAGTCGACAAGAAACAAATGGTCAACCATCGACCCAGACCGAGAAACCATTTAAGAGGCCGTTCCTGAAGGTCGTAAAATACAGCGGAAGTGTGAGCACATGGCTGCAATTCTGGTCACATTTCCGAAAGATTCACGAGGACCGATCTGTTTCCCAGGAAGATAAATTAGAATACTTGAAACAGATGATGGAAGAAGGCTCTAAAGCGGAAAGTGTCGTCAACGGATTCCCGACAACGGCGGAAAATTACGACAAAGCTTTCGAGAGTCTCAAAAACCGTTTTGGTCGAGACGATTTGCTCATCGAGTTTTACACCCGAGAGCTACTTTCGCTTGCGTTGCAGAATGCGACTAATAAAGGGAAACAAGTAGATGTTTCGACAATCTACGACAAAATATCAGCGCATATTCGCGCACTTGAGACGCTTGGCGTCAAAACGGACAATTGTGCAACGATGTTGTACCCACTCGTCGAATCCTCGCTACCAGAGGAAATTCTTCGAACGTGGCAACGGTCGGCGTTCAGTACCAGCAACGAACCAGTGGACGGTGGCGAAGTTCCGGATCGTCTGACACGACTTCTCCAGTTCCTCAAGGCCGAGGTCAGCAATGAGGAGAGAATAAATATGGCGATCAGCGGCTTCACATCATCAACCCTTGCCGAAAAAAGAAGCAAGGACAGCAAGGGAAAGGAGAAGACCGGACCACTGACGGAACTGCCGAGCGCCAGCGTTTTGTTTTCGGGTGAGGAAAGACgtttaaaatgtatattttgcgACGGTAATCACGAAAATGCGAATTGTGACAAGGCTAAAAAATTATCATATGACGAACGAAAAGACTTGATCAAACAAAAAAGatgctgtttcaaatgtttAAAACCGAATCATCAGTCGAGTAATTGCCGAGTTAGGATATCGTGTGCATTTTGTGGTAACCGTCATTCGGTACTTATGTGTCCGAGTTTATGTAACGCAACGCGAAATGCGACTCCGAGTAAAAGCGAAACGCGTGATAGAAAAGAAAACGTCGAACAGAGCCTCGCGAGTTTTGTTAATATGCCTGACGTCATTTTGCAAACATTGCGCGTCGTACTGTATTCCGATTCAGAGAGAAAGGTTGCACGCGTAGTTATCGATCAGGGTTCACACAGATCGTATGTTCGTTCCGAGGTAGCGAAATTTATGGGGTATGAACCTCTCGGAAAAAGAGCAGTGACTCACACACTGTTTGGCGGTGCGAACTCTGGATCCAAGGAACACGATATTTATTTGATTCGTATGAAGAGTTTAGATGGGAAATATTCATGCAATTTTCAAGTCATGAACGAGGATACGATTTGCACGGACATCCCAACGATTAAATCGGGTCCTTGGGTAAAAGAATTAGGAAAAGCCAACGTTTCTCTCACCGATCTGGAGACTACGAATGTTTCGGATAGGAATATAGATGTATTAATAGGCGCTGACGTGGCGGGCAAACTTTTTACCGGAAAGAAACGCGATCTACCGAACGATTTAACAGCCTTCGAGACGAGATTAGGCTGGGTAGTTATGGGAAAAAACCCTACAAACGATCAGGAAAACTGTTCCTCTACCGCGTTGACGATGTTCGCGGGTGAGATGGGTATTTCGGATCTTTGGAGATTAGATAATTTTATCGGTCGTCGCAATCGACCCTCCGTCATTTATAGCGATAACGGCACAAATTTTGTAGGAGCCAACAGCGCTTTTGAAAAGCTGAATTGGGATATTATCGCTAAGAACAGTTCAGCTAAGCGTATACAGTGGCTTTTTAATCCACCAACGGCAGCGTGGTGGGGAGGTTGGTGGGAGCGATTGATAGGAATGGTCAAAGTTATTCTACGCAAAGTGCTTAGAAAATCATGCCTCACGTACGATCAAATGTATACCGTCCTAGTTAACTGCGAGCGTACGATTAATTCGCGGCCTTTAACATACGTTTCGGATTCACCGGATGACCCAAAACCTCTCACACCTGCGATGTTTTTGAACGAAGTAAGAGAATCTGAATGTCCAGATATAGATCTTCTTAGAAAAACTGACCTGAATCGAGTTCTTAGACGTAAACAAGAGATAATAGAACATCTACGTCAACGTTTTCGTACAGAGTACCTCAGCCAGTTAATTTTCAAAAGTAACGTGAAAGAAACCCGCACAATAAAACTGGGGGATATTGTCTTGATCGGTGACGATAATCGCAAGCGGATCGACTGGCCGCTGGCCAGAATAGAAGAATTGATCGGAGGTCGCGACGGTACAGTTAGGGTAGCGATTTTAAAAACCAAAGATGGCATATTAAAGAGACCGATACAGCGAATTTACCCGTTAGAGATCGAACGGAGTGATATAAACGGGAAAGATATGCGTGAAGTTTTGTTAAACGAGCAAACCATTCGTGACGGCGACAACGAAAAAAACCGCGAGGCTCAACCTACATATAATATCGAAAACGTTGTTAGGACTCGAAGCGGGCGTATTATTCGAAAACCCGATTATTATGTTTCGTGAAGATTATCCCAAGCGGAACTCcatgtattttcattttatgttgTTTAGTAGGTATTCCGTTTTATGTCTTAAGCGATTTATGAACGTCATTCAGCGAAAGCGTATTGAGTCCAGGACTCAAGGTGGGAGGATGTGagaaatgcacgtgcatttacAAGCGACACAGATGGCCCCTCGACTACCTAGCATATTTTTTCGAACAGGCtttcccttttttccgccgtttcctaaatgactacggaaaaggaggccataaaatggtaaacgaaggccccgaacggacagagtgggtcctagcacatgtgcaggccatccgtgcaattggcactaccattggcctgcgccagtcgagggggccataaattaagaggcccattttagggtaccgtaaacgcgctgctccgggagtcatactttttagaagtgcactaaaacgacttgagggagtgactttctcctccacggatcaagaagaccctcctcccccaagtcgtctaacgaatagggatgatttttcccccgttagcggatacctccgcccagtcaatttttgtataaatagaGCTGACCCCGCAGCAGAAAGTTAGGATTCAAGCATTCGGACTGTAGAAGTATTTTCGGTGTGTCGAGATTTTTAGTGTTCAAGTATACGCGACACGCTGACATTGACGGTTGTAACTTCGGTccggatataattaataaagtctTGTTTCTTGTCTATTCGGAATCCTCGACTGTTTTGTGAAGTGTCCTTTCTTTACTCTcaccgttcctttaataaaaacaacaatactagtatatagcagactAACtaaggatatactagaatatacttgaatatacgagaatataacacaatacactagaatgtaccagaatatatttgaatatactagaatatagcaaaatacggCTCTGTGAAGGAGACCTTTATgtgaaatttaataaatagtagtgcaataatttcattataatttataatgttataatgtattttataatatatcttataatgtaatttttgtATTACGAATTCTGATTAGGGTTTGGCAGTTTTCCTTATCCTAGCAGCGAATGTTGGTATTCTTTTTCtgccaaataaaatattttcttttattactaAGTATTCTGGTAGAGTTGTTTTGGCAACCTTCCGTTCCACATTCCTAAAATGAAGGATAAGTATGaattatatatacacatacacataatTATTGTTTCTTAATATATCatttgttttaatttttttatattaaattttaatatttcataggTATTGGGTTGTGTAATAAATTCCCGCGttttttgtatttcattttttttccgcAATTTTGTGTTTCGTTAGGTAAAGTATTGTATATACGCATTCGCAAGTCTTTTCCTTAGTTTGCAAAC from Halictus rubicundus isolate RS-2024b chromosome 2, iyHalRubi1_principal, whole genome shotgun sequence carries:
- the LOC143362189 gene encoding uncharacterized protein LOC143362189; amino-acid sequence: MSALTSTLTKQTCAMRSIERALPNFKKLGREKMTAAVTKSRMQTAKEIFAECTRLDAQLHELVSDKEKATIPYFSDDQFAASETTYNETMDFMAEWLTGLAPPRPNPADEGKTTASTSRSGSHLPSLQLPTFDGALDLWESFHDQFASMVMTNTNLSSVEKMQYLCSALKGEAKAAIMHLPITAANFDIAWKIIISRYANHRRLITTHLHALFSLPTVSTESPKELRNLRDRLNGAIQALKNLNRPVDSWSDILVFLGVQCLDRSSRKAWELTLGTTTDFPAYKIFDGFLESRISALEFIIPLRPERPIDLTTKPTKSKVLSAHAATAVAITCPVCKGGHLIYKCDQFLAKTPAERYNFIKSQRRCLNCFSVKHDGAQCRSVHQCKECHQRHHTLLHFPTKALKQNKSGQDDSATSNQTTSELSSHIVTKTCTNRAVLLSTARVHVYSTSGDPVKARALLNQGSVATLITADLSRRLRLKHDLQSVCVTGIGSSESISMHSAIVRLSSTDQVEPAYSTTAIILQNITGYTPQSNVSITNLGYLAGLKFADDDPMSSDPIDLLIGADLYGQLLTGELRRRGDDEPIAQSTTLGWILSGPITPSSIPTRIDVHHGAVFERLENSIRKFWEVEAITDKPALSPDAELCEHHFQTTHSRSTTGRYIVRLPFKTTQPELGDSRSAATRHLLQLENRFRRDKPLADEYREFMQEYESLGHMRRVDSSAIAAPGYYIPHHAVRRDHSETTRTRVVFNASRKTTNGQSLNDLLLSGPKLQQDLTAILMRWRQYEFVYTADVAKMYRQILMHDADVDFQRILWRKQPDEPISEYQLLTVTYGTTSAPYQAIRVLQQLARDEGHNFPLATPIIHEQTYVDDCGFRLRKWASNAPALLSDIDPSDHGLAGGKDFANGDTLSVLGIAWNPVQDSSMIRLDGSPPSLFTAKVIMQQLWQARCEWDDDAPREILKQWNLYCNQLPRVNELSIPRQIASGAIVSRELHGFADASTKAYAAVVYQRSIRDNGTVAIGLLTAKTRVAPVKTISVPRLELSAALLRAELLCTVQKALRSYRFDVFCWSDSSITLWWLCKPPNKLKTFIANRVTKIHEALPEASWRHVSTEENPADCASRGLLPSELENHPLWWTGPQWLRGSEEKWPKKDAFVTTRYVSRRTIYRPVMRYRNHRVLEAGLTLLVVAEAPSRNSTMQAETFPSEKTQLSNNRPLSKTSAIGSLMPFIDGDGLIRARGRLRHSSLPSGEKFPIILRSHRLLSLIIRDTHLQTLHGGPQLTLSVLRREYWIVRARATVRAVLYQCVACTREKAAVPTELMGDLPTARVTPETRAFINTGVDYAGPILIRTTPGRGYKTHKAYIAVFVCMAVKAVHLELVNDYSASTFVAAYHRFISRRGRPRAIYSDNGTTFQGANRELSTAIRLASQNIDFANHTAVRGVQWHFLPPAAPHFGGLWEAAVKSVKYHVKRCIGSHTLTAEEMTTLLCQVEACLNSRPVSAVSDNLDDYQVLTPGHFLIGTAIVAEPQPSVVHLAENRLSRWQLVQRITENVWKSWSNDYLHTLQQRPKWRTVQGLAKVGQMVLLRNTALPPSTWELGRITACHPGEDGLTRVVTIRTSRSEYKRPLAKICFLPVAINEHDEQRSSSTLDTTASKPTTPSSVL
- the LOC143362192 gene encoding uncharacterized protein LOC143362192, yielding MDYAPYNSVKKEKYPSLRWKRDDIITWLEGKGETVNPRYVKIRLIELVEKYKQPANNYIIDEYARENGRTVLRLPPYHSELHPIELAWAQIKQFIRARNISYKLADVRQFVDAAVENVSPENWKNFIRHTLKEERRLSELDHLTDTVLEGSPEWLNSSDASDIDI
- the LOC143362201 gene encoding uncharacterized protein LOC143362201; translation: MDTSKKQRTVHRTLFTKSLNNFIAKCNNATVPFEDRQVALQMLESRMQDLELANSKYVDFLSETATEEDIVTDMEAQDKYKEKFLEAKLRFIGQITTNSRQETNGQPSTQTEKPFKRPFLKVVKYSGSVSTWLQFWSHFRKIHEDRSVSQEDKLEYLKQMMEEGSKAESVVNGFPTTAENYDKAFESLKNRFGRDDLLIEFYTRELLSLALQNATNKGKQVDVSTIYDKISAHIRALETLGVKTDNCATMLYPLVESSLPEEILRTWQRSAFSTSNEPVDGGEVPDRLTRLLQFLKAEVSNEERINMAISGFTSSTLAEKRSKDSKGKEKTGPLTELPSASVLFSGEERRLKCIFCDGNHENANCDKAKKLSYDERKDLIKQKRCCFKCLKPNHQSSNCRVRISCAFCGNRHSVLMCPSLCNATRNATPSKSETRDRKENVEQSLASFVNMPDVILQTLRVVLYSDSERKVARVVIDQGSHRSYVRSEVAKFMGYEPLGKRAVTHTLFGGANSGSKEHDIYLIRMKSLDGKYSCNFQVMNEDTICTDIPTIKSGPWVKELGKANVSLTDLETTNVSDRNIDVLIGADVAGKLFTGKKRDLPNDLTAFETRLGWVVMGKNPTNDQENCSSTALTMFAGEMGISDLWRLDNFIGRRNRPSVIYSDNGTNFVGANSAFEKLNWDIIAKNSSAKRIQWLFNPPTAAWWGGWWERLIGMVKVILRKVLRKSCLTYDQMYTVLVNCERTINSRPLTYVSDSPDDPKPLTPAMFLNEVRESECPDIDLLRKTDLNRVLRRKQEIIEHLRQRFRTEYLSQLIFKSNVKETRTIKLGDIVLIGDDNRKRIDWPLARIEELIGGRDGTVRVAILKTKDGILKRPIQRIYPLEIERSDINGKDMREVLLNEQTIRDGDNEKNREAQPTYNIENVVRTRSGRIIRKPDYYVSYSVLCLKRFMNVIQRKRIESRTQGGRIRKLGFKHSDCRSIFGVSRFLVFKYTRHADIDGCNFGPDIINKVLFLVYSESSTVL